From one Rubrobacter xylanophilus genomic stretch:
- a CDS encoding precorrin-2 dehydrogenase/sirohydrochlorin ferrochelatase family protein: MRSDNSVLYPVFLNLQGRRCVLVGAGGVATRKARRLLQARAEVVVVAPEVSPELEGLAHEVHRRPYRTGDLEGAFVAFAATGSREVNEAVAREGRRLGVPVNVADDPGGGDFALPSALRRGRLQVAVSTGGASPALAREIRRRLEGLFGPEWAGIVEELWRARRDGRAPDGRLEEEVSRCLSRLRA, encoded by the coding sequence ATCAGGAGCGACAACTCCGTCCTCTATCCGGTATTTCTGAACCTGCAAGGCAGGCGCTGCGTGCTGGTCGGGGCGGGCGGGGTAGCCACCCGCAAGGCCCGGCGGCTGCTGCAGGCGCGGGCTGAGGTGGTGGTCGTGGCACCGGAGGTCTCCCCCGAGCTCGAGGGTCTGGCACACGAGGTTCACCGCCGGCCGTACAGGACGGGGGATCTGGAGGGGGCGTTCGTCGCCTTCGCGGCCACCGGTTCGCGGGAGGTCAACGAAGCCGTCGCCCGGGAGGGCCGGCGGCTGGGCGTCCCGGTAAACGTGGCCGACGATCCCGGTGGCGGGGACTTCGCCCTGCCCTCGGCGTTGCGGCGCGGCAGGCTGCAGGTGGCCGTCTCCACCGGGGGCGCCTCGCCGGCGCTGGCGCGGGAGATCCGGCGGCGGCTGGAGGGGCTCTTCGGACCGGAGTGGGCCGGGATCGTGGAGGAGCTCTGGAGGGCCCGCAGGGATGGCCGGGCCCCCGACGGGAGGCTTGAAGAGGAGGTGAGCCGGTGCTTATCGCGGTTGCGGGCATGA
- the moaC gene encoding cyclic pyranopterin monophosphate synthase MoaC — protein MEFSHLDNEGTARMVDVGGKPVVFREARAAGMVRMSPRTVRLLRERALPKGDALNTARIAGVMAAKRTPELIPLCHGVALSSVDVDFEVGEDSVGIVATARASDRTGVEMEALTAVSVAALTLYDMCKAVDKGMSVEGVRLLEKRKGEAEA, from the coding sequence ATGGAATTCTCCCACCTGGACAACGAGGGGACGGCCCGGATGGTCGACGTGGGCGGGAAGCCGGTCGTCTTCCGGGAGGCCCGGGCCGCAGGGATGGTCCGGATGTCGCCCCGGACGGTGCGGCTGCTGCGGGAGCGGGCGCTCCCCAAGGGCGATGCGCTGAACACGGCCCGCATCGCCGGGGTGATGGCGGCCAAGCGGACGCCGGAGCTCATTCCCCTCTGCCACGGCGTGGCCCTGAGCTCGGTCGACGTGGACTTCGAGGTCGGAGAAGACTCGGTGGGGATAGTGGCCACGGCCCGGGCCAGCGACCGGACCGGGGTGGAGATGGAGGCCCTCACCGCGGTGAGCGTGGCGGCGCTCACCCTCTACGACATGTGCAAGGCGGTGGACAAGGGCATGTCCGTGGAGGGGGTCCGGCTTCTCGAGAAGCGCAAGGGCGAAGCGGAGGCGTGA